In Streptomyces sp. NBC_00483, a single window of DNA contains:
- the ctaC gene encoding aa3-type cytochrome oxidase subunit II: MSPNGSDRSSRRPMRRKLPQVLTAGLILVTATGCTYKDFPRLGMPTPVTEEAPRILSLWQGSWAAALATGVLVWGLILWSVIFHRRSRTKIEVPTQTRYNMPLEALYTVVPLIIVSVLFYFTARDESKLLKLDDKPAHTVNVVGYQWSWGFNYVENVPGVDGDAKTSKELSAIPKRFKEDFPANAGGVYEVGTPGERNPQTNNPGPTLWLPKGEKVRFVLTSRDVIHSFWVVPFLMKQDVIPGHTNSFEVTPNKEGTFLGKCAELCGVDHSRMLFNVKVVSPERYQQHLKDLAKKGQTGYVPAGIAQTDHEKDRETKNL; the protein is encoded by the coding sequence GTGAGTCCCAACGGCTCCGACCGCTCGTCGCGGCGCCCGATGCGGCGGAAGCTGCCGCAGGTGCTGACTGCGGGCCTGATCCTGGTAACCGCTACCGGTTGCACATACAAGGACTTCCCTCGTCTTGGTATGCCCACCCCGGTGACGGAGGAGGCCCCTAGGATCCTCTCCCTCTGGCAGGGCTCGTGGGCGGCAGCGCTCGCCACGGGCGTGCTGGTGTGGGGGCTGATCCTGTGGAGTGTCATCTTCCACCGGCGCAGCCGCACCAAGATCGAGGTTCCAACTCAGACGCGGTACAACATGCCGCTCGAGGCGCTGTACACGGTTGTTCCGCTGATCATCGTGTCGGTCCTCTTCTACTTCACCGCGCGCGACGAGTCGAAGCTTCTGAAGCTCGACGACAAGCCCGCGCACACCGTCAACGTGGTCGGCTACCAGTGGAGCTGGGGCTTCAACTACGTCGAGAACGTGCCGGGTGTCGACGGAGACGCCAAGACCTCCAAGGAGCTCTCGGCGATTCCGAAGCGCTTCAAGGAGGACTTCCCGGCGAACGCCGGTGGTGTCTACGAGGTCGGTACTCCTGGCGAGCGGAACCCGCAGACCAACAACCCCGGCCCGACCCTCTGGCTCCCCAAGGGCGAGAAGGTCCGCTTCGTTCTGACTTCGCGTGACGTCATCCACTCCTTCTGGGTGGTGCCGTTCCTCATGAAGCAGGACGTCATCCCGGGCCACACCAACTCCTTCGAGGTGACCCCCAACAAGGAGGGGACCTTCCTGGGCAAGTGCGCCGAGCTTTGCGGCGTCGACCACTCCAGGATGCTGTTCAACGTGAAGGTCGTCTCTCCTGAGCGTTACCAGCAGCACCTCAAGGACCTCGCCAAGAAGGGGCAGACCGGTTACGTCCCGGCTGGCATCGCCCAGACGGACCACGAGAAGGACCGGGAGACGAAGAACCTGTGA
- a CDS encoding cysteine desulfurase/sulfurtransferase TusA family protein: MAYFDVASAAPLHSVARQALQASLDEGWADPSRLYREGRRARLLLDAAREAAAEAVGCQVDELVFTSSGTRAVHDGIAGALAGRRRAGKHLVVSAVEHSAVLHSAAAHENLGGSVTQVGVGREGRVTVEAFRDALREDTALACLQSANHEVGTEQPVAEVAEVCRAAGVPLFVDAAQSLAWGPVAGEWSVLAGSAHKWGGPAGVGLLVVRKGTRFAPQGPADERESGRAAGFENIPGIVAAAASLRAVRAEAAEEAARLRELTERIRTRVPELLSDVEVVGDPVRRLPHLVTFSCLYVDGESLLHGLDRAGFSVSSGSSCTSSTLTPSHVLRAMGVVSEGNVRVSLPLGTEAAEVERFLDVLPGVVGDVREKLGAPVAGAEGTADAVTVDALGLTCPQPVIELGRAIGGVRVGGTVTVLADDEVAAIDIPAWCYTQGHEYVRAEPRTAGGATYVVRRTV; encoded by the coding sequence GTGGCGTACTTCGATGTTGCTTCGGCTGCTCCTCTTCATTCCGTCGCGCGGCAGGCGTTGCAGGCCTCGCTTGATGAGGGGTGGGCCGATCCGTCCCGTTTGTACCGGGAAGGACGACGGGCGCGGCTGTTGCTTGACGCCGCGCGGGAGGCGGCCGCCGAGGCCGTGGGGTGTCAGGTTGACGAGCTCGTGTTCACGTCGTCGGGGACGCGAGCCGTGCACGACGGGATCGCGGGGGCGCTCGCCGGGCGGCGGCGCGCCGGGAAGCATCTGGTCGTGTCAGCTGTCGAACATTCGGCCGTGCTCCATTCGGCGGCAGCACACGAAAACCTCGGCGGGTCGGTGACTCAGGTCGGGGTGGGGCGCGAAGGGCGCGTCACCGTCGAGGCGTTCCGGGATGCGCTGCGCGAGGACACCGCGCTCGCCTGCCTGCAGTCCGCCAACCATGAGGTGGGGACCGAGCAGCCGGTCGCGGAGGTGGCCGAGGTGTGCCGGGCTGCTGGAGTTCCGTTGTTCGTGGATGCGGCGCAGTCCTTGGCCTGGGGGCCGGTGGCGGGTGAGTGGTCGGTGCTCGCCGGGAGTGCGCACAAGTGGGGCGGCCCGGCCGGGGTCGGTCTGCTCGTCGTACGGAAGGGGACGCGGTTCGCCCCTCAAGGGCCCGCCGACGAGCGGGAGTCGGGGCGCGCCGCCGGTTTCGAGAACATTCCGGGCATCGTGGCCGCGGCCGCGTCGCTCCGGGCCGTCCGGGCGGAGGCCGCCGAGGAGGCGGCGCGGCTCAGGGAGTTGACGGAGCGGATCCGGACCCGGGTGCCGGAGCTGCTGTCGGACGTGGAGGTCGTCGGGGATCCGGTGCGACGGCTGCCGCACCTGGTGACGTTCTCGTGTCTGTACGTCGACGGGGAGAGCCTGCTGCACGGGCTCGACCGTGCCGGTTTCTCCGTTTCGTCCGGGTCGTCCTGTACGAGCAGCACGCTGACGCCCAGCCATGTGCTGCGCGCGATGGGCGTGGTGAGCGAGGGGAACGTACGGGTGTCGCTGCCTCTGGGCACGGAGGCTGCCGAGGTCGAGCGGTTCCTCGACGTGCTGCCGGGTGTGGTGGGCGACGTACGGGAGAAGCTGGGCGCGCCGGTCGCCGGTGCGGAGGGCACGGCCGATGCGGTGACCGTCGACGCGCTGGGACTGACCTGCCCCCAGCCGGTCATCGAACTCGGCAGGGCGATCGGCGGGGTGCGGGTGGGCGGCACGGTGACCGTCCTCGCGGACGACGAGGTGGCCGCGATCGACATCCCGGCATGGTGCTACACCCAGGGCCACGAGTACGTACGAGCAGAACCCCGGACTGCTGGGGGCGCGACATACGTGGTGCGCAGGACCGTGTAG
- a CDS encoding carbohydrate kinase family protein has translation MRIAVTGSIATDHLMTFPGRFADQLVADQLHTVSLSFLVDALDVRRGGVGPNIAFGMGQLGTNPILVGAAGSDFDEYRAWLDRHGVDTESVRISETLQTARFVCTTDADHNQIGSFYTGAMSEARLIELKTVADRVDGLDLVLIGADDPEAMLRHTEECRSRSIPFAADFSQQIARMEGEEIRTLLDGATYLFSNEYEKGLIESKTGWTEAEILGKVGHRVTTLGARGVRIEKAGEDPLEVGVPQEEAKVDPTGVGDAFRAGFLSGLAWGVSHERAAQVGCMLATLVIETLGTQEYELRRAPFMDRFRKQYGDVAAGEVEAHLG, from the coding sequence GTGCGAATCGCAGTCACCGGCTCCATCGCCACTGACCACCTGATGACCTTCCCCGGCCGTTTCGCCGACCAGCTCGTCGCGGACCAGCTGCACACGGTCTCCCTCTCCTTCCTCGTCGACGCCCTCGACGTACGACGTGGAGGCGTCGGCCCCAACATCGCCTTCGGTATGGGGCAGCTCGGCACGAACCCGATCCTGGTCGGCGCCGCCGGCTCGGACTTCGACGAGTACCGCGCCTGGCTGGACCGCCACGGCGTGGACACGGAGTCCGTCCGGATCTCCGAGACCCTGCAGACGGCCCGTTTCGTGTGCACCACGGACGCGGACCACAACCAGATCGGCTCCTTCTACACGGGGGCCATGAGTGAGGCCAGGCTCATCGAGCTGAAGACCGTCGCGGACCGCGTCGACGGTCTCGACCTGGTCCTCATCGGCGCGGACGACCCGGAGGCGATGCTCCGACACACGGAGGAGTGCCGAAGCCGGTCGATCCCGTTCGCCGCCGACTTCTCGCAGCAGATCGCGCGCATGGAGGGCGAGGAGATCCGGACGCTCCTCGACGGCGCGACGTACCTCTTCTCCAACGAGTACGAGAAGGGACTCATCGAGTCCAAGACCGGCTGGACCGAAGCCGAGATCCTCGGCAAGGTCGGCCACCGCGTCACCACGCTCGGCGCGCGCGGTGTCCGCATCGAGAAGGCCGGCGAGGACCCGCTCGAGGTCGGCGTCCCGCAGGAGGAGGCCAAGGTCGACCCGACGGGCGTCGGCGACGCGTTCCGCGCGGGCTTCCTGTCCGGCCTCGCCTGGGGCGTCTCGCACGAGCGTGCGGCGCAGGTCGGATGCATGCTCGCGACGCTGGTCATCGAGACGCTCGGCACCCAGGAGTACGAGTTGCGGCGGGCGCCGTTCATGGACCGGTTCCGTAAGCAGTACGGGGACGTGGCCGCGGGGGAGGTCGAGGCTCACCTGGGCTGA
- a CDS encoding HesB/IscA family protein has product MSVSDETTTVSDGIILSDEAASKVKALLDQEGRDDLALRVAVQPGGCSGLRYQLFFDERSLDGDVVKDFGGVKVVTDRMSAPYLGGASIDFVDTIEKQGFTIDNPNATGSCACGDSFS; this is encoded by the coding sequence ATGTCCGTATCGGACGAGACCACCACCGTCAGCGACGGCATCATCCTCAGCGACGAAGCCGCCTCCAAGGTCAAGGCTCTGCTCGACCAGGAAGGCCGTGACGACCTGGCCCTGCGTGTGGCTGTTCAGCCCGGTGGCTGCTCCGGCCTGCGTTACCAGCTCTTCTTCGACGAGCGCTCGCTCGACGGCGATGTCGTGAAGGACTTCGGTGGCGTGAAGGTCGTCACCGACCGCATGTCGGCCCCGTACCTGGGCGGCGCCTCCATCGACTTCGTCGACACCATCGAGAAGCAGGGCTTCACGATCGACAACCCGAACGCCACGGGCTCCTGCGCCTGCGGCGACTCGTTCAGCTAA
- the nadA gene encoding quinolinate synthase NadA: protein MRDVTTAQSPQAPVDLDVSPTPLALLLLGREADPKSERGVECPGDLPSPSDPDLVERARAAKEKLGDKVFVLGHHYQRDEVIQFADVTGDSFKLARDAAARPEAEYIVFCGVHFMAESADILTGDEQKVVLPDLAAGCSMADMATAEQVAECWDVLTEAGIAESVVPVSYMNSSADIKAFTGKHGGTICTSSNAERALNWAFEQGEQVLFLPDQHLGRNTAVRDLGMSLDDCVVYNPHKPNGGLSVEELRAAKMILWRGHCSVHGRFSLESVEDVRARIPGVNVLVHPECKNEVVAAADYVGSTEYIIKALEAAPAGSKWAIGTELNLVRRLANRFASEDKEIVFLDKTVCFCSTMNRIDLPHLVWTLESLADGQLVNRIEVDRETEQFAKLALERMLALP from the coding sequence GTGCGTGACGTGACCACGGCCCAGTCCCCCCAGGCCCCCGTTGACCTGGATGTTTCCCCCACGCCTCTGGCGCTCCTGCTGCTCGGCCGCGAGGCCGACCCCAAGAGCGAGCGCGGCGTGGAGTGCCCCGGCGACCTGCCCTCACCGTCCGACCCGGACCTGGTGGAGCGGGCGCGCGCGGCCAAGGAAAAGCTCGGAGACAAGGTGTTCGTGCTCGGACACCACTACCAGCGCGACGAGGTCATCCAGTTCGCCGACGTGACCGGGGACTCCTTCAAGCTGGCGCGGGACGCGGCGGCCCGGCCCGAGGCCGAGTACATCGTCTTCTGCGGTGTGCACTTCATGGCCGAGTCGGCCGACATCCTCACCGGCGACGAACAGAAGGTGGTCCTGCCCGACCTCGCCGCCGGCTGCTCCATGGCGGACATGGCGACGGCCGAGCAGGTCGCCGAGTGCTGGGACGTGCTGACCGAGGCCGGCATCGCCGAGTCCGTGGTCCCCGTCTCGTACATGAACTCCTCCGCGGACATCAAGGCGTTCACGGGCAAGCACGGCGGCACGATCTGTACGTCCAGCAATGCCGAGCGCGCGCTGAACTGGGCGTTCGAGCAGGGTGAGCAGGTCCTCTTCCTGCCCGACCAGCACCTCGGGCGGAACACCGCGGTGCGTGACCTCGGCATGTCGCTCGACGACTGTGTCGTCTACAACCCGCACAAGCCGAACGGCGGTCTGAGCGTCGAGGAGCTGCGGGCCGCGAAGATGATCCTGTGGCGCGGGCACTGCTCCGTGCACGGGCGCTTCTCGCTGGAGTCGGTGGAGGACGTGCGGGCGCGCATCCCCGGGGTGAACGTCCTCGTGCACCCCGAGTGCAAGAACGAGGTCGTGGCCGCGGCGGACTACGTCGGGTCGACCGAGTACATCATCAAGGCGCTGGAGGCGGCGCCGGCCGGGTCGAAGTGGGCCATCGGCACGGAGCTGAACCTCGTACGCCGCCTCGCGAACCGGTTCGCCTCCGAGGACAAGGAGATCGTCTTCCTCGACAAGACGGTCTGCTTCTGCTCGACCATGAACCGGATCGACCTGCCGCACCTGGTCTGGACGCTGGAGTCCTTGGCGGACGGCCAGCTGGTCAACCGCATCGAGGTCGACCGCGAAACGGAACAATTCGCCAAGCTCGCCCTTGAGCGGATGCTGGCGCTTCCGTAG
- a CDS encoding efflux RND transporter permease subunit encodes MSWLSRFSLAQRALIGLISIIAIVFGAIAIPQLKQQLLPSIELPMVSVIAPYQGASPDVVEKQVVEPLENSIDAVDGITGVTSTASEGNALVMAQFDYGSDGSKQLVADVQQAVNRARAQLPEDVDPQVVAGSTDDIPTVVLAVTSDKDQQALADQLDKSVVPTLKDIDGVSQVTVDGVRDLQVDVTPSDRKMAAAGVNPQTLAESLKAGGATMPAGSLDEAGKNRTVQVGGGFTSLKQLQDLMITGEGVKKPVRLGAIATVKQQPSTADSITRTDGEPSLSLAVTMDQDGSAVAISKAVKDKLPQLRDDLGSGADVTVVSDQGPAVSKSISGLTTEGALGLLFAVIVILIFLASLRSTLVTAVSIPLSVVLALIVLWTGDLSLNMLTLGALTIAIGRVVDDSIVVLENIKRHLGYGEERREAILKAVREVAGAVTSSTLTTVAVFLPIGLVGGMVGELFGSFSITVTAALLASLLVSLTVVPVLSFWFLRPPKAARGVDPEEARRKAEEKEARSWLQRIYVPVLRFATRRRFTSLLIAVVVLVGTFGMAPMLKTNFFDQGDQEVLSIKQELQPGTSLSATDASAKKIEKMLSGIDEIEDYQVTIGSSGFMAAFGGGTDTNQASYQVKLKDSSTYEATQKRIERELGQLSGVGTTTIAAGDGFGSQDLSVVVKASDGTVLDKASEQVRDAVAGLDDVTDVSSDLSQSVPRISVKANSKAAAAGFNDTTLGAAVTQAVRGTTSGKATIDDTERDIVVKSAKPATTMAELKKLPMGPGGVTLGDIATVKTVDGPVSMTRIDGARAATITAKPDGDNTGAVSADLQTKLSSLDLPKGATATIGGVSEDQDDAFKNLGLAMLAAIAIVFMLLVATFRSLAQPLILLVSIPFAATGAIGLLVATGTAMGVPAMIGMLMLIGIVVTNAIVLIDLINQYRAQGLGVVEAVVEGGRHRLRPILMTALATIFALLPMALGVTGEGGFIAQPLAVVVIGGLISSTLLTLLLVPTLYAMLELRKERRAAKRAAKKGDGGGVPPQSPATEPEPANV; translated from the coding sequence ATGTCCTGGCTGTCGAGATTCAGCCTCGCCCAACGCGCCCTCATCGGGCTGATTTCGATCATCGCGATCGTCTTCGGCGCGATCGCGATCCCTCAACTCAAGCAGCAGCTGCTGCCCTCGATCGAACTGCCCATGGTCTCCGTCATCGCCCCCTACCAGGGCGCGTCCCCGGACGTGGTGGAGAAGCAGGTCGTCGAGCCTCTTGAGAACTCCATCGACGCGGTCGACGGAATCACCGGCGTCACGTCGACGGCCAGCGAGGGCAACGCCCTGGTGATGGCCCAGTTCGACTACGGCTCGGACGGCAGCAAGCAGCTCGTCGCCGACGTCCAGCAGGCGGTCAACCGGGCCCGCGCCCAGCTGCCCGAGGACGTCGACCCGCAGGTCGTGGCCGGCTCGACCGACGACATCCCGACCGTCGTCCTCGCCGTCACCTCCGACAAGGACCAGCAGGCGCTCGCCGACCAGCTCGACAAGTCCGTGGTGCCGACGCTGAAGGACATCGACGGCGTCTCCCAGGTGACGGTGGACGGCGTCCGCGACCTTCAGGTCGACGTCACGCCCAGCGACCGGAAGATGGCCGCGGCCGGGGTGAACCCCCAGACCCTCGCCGAGTCCCTGAAGGCCGGCGGCGCCACCATGCCCGCGGGCTCGCTCGACGAGGCGGGCAAGAACCGCACGGTCCAGGTCGGCGGCGGCTTCACGTCCCTGAAGCAGCTCCAGGACCTGATGATCACGGGTGAGGGCGTCAAGAAGCCCGTACGCCTCGGTGCCATCGCCACGGTGAAGCAGCAGCCGTCCACGGCCGATTCGATCACCCGCACCGACGGCGAGCCCAGCCTGTCGCTCGCGGTCACCATGGACCAGGACGGCTCCGCGGTCGCCATCTCCAAGGCCGTCAAGGACAAGCTGCCGCAGCTCCGTGACGACCTCGGCTCCGGCGCCGACGTCACCGTCGTCAGCGACCAGGGCCCGGCGGTCTCGAAGTCCATCTCGGGCCTGACCACGGAGGGCGCGCTCGGCCTGCTCTTCGCGGTCATCGTGATCCTGATCTTCCTGGCCTCGCTGCGCTCGACGCTCGTGACGGCGGTCTCCATCCCGCTGTCCGTGGTCCTCGCGCTGATCGTCCTGTGGACCGGCGACCTGTCGCTCAACATGCTCACGCTCGGCGCGCTGACCATCGCGATCGGCCGCGTCGTCGACGACTCGATCGTCGTCCTGGAGAACATCAAGCGTCATCTCGGCTACGGCGAGGAACGCAGGGAGGCGATCCTCAAGGCGGTCCGCGAGGTCGCGGGCGCGGTGACCTCCTCCACCCTCACGACCGTGGCGGTCTTCCTGCCGATCGGCCTGGTCGGCGGCATGGTGGGCGAGCTGTTCGGCTCGTTCTCCATCACGGTGACGGCGGCGCTGCTCGCTTCGCTGCTGGTGTCGTTGACGGTCGTCCCGGTCCTCTCCTTCTGGTTCCTGCGTCCGCCCAAGGCGGCCCGCGGCGTCGACCCGGAGGAGGCCAGGCGCAAGGCCGAGGAGAAGGAGGCGCGCTCCTGGCTGCAGCGGATCTACGTTCCCGTGCTGCGGTTCGCGACGCGTCGCCGGTTCACCTCGCTGCTGATCGCGGTGGTCGTGCTCGTCGGCACGTTCGGCATGGCGCCGATGCTCAAGACGAACTTCTTCGACCAGGGCGACCAGGAAGTCCTCTCTATCAAGCAGGAGTTGCAGCCCGGCACCAGCCTGTCGGCGACCGACGCCTCCGCGAAGAAGATCGAGAAGATGCTCTCGGGCATCGACGAGATCGAGGACTACCAGGTCACCATCGGCTCCTCCGGCTTCATGGCGGCCTTCGGCGGCGGCACCGACACCAACCAGGCGTCGTACCAGGTGAAGCTGAAGGACAGCTCGACGTACGAGGCCACGCAGAAGCGCATCGAGCGCGAGCTCGGACAGCTCTCCGGCGTGGGTACGACGACGATCGCGGCCGGTGACGGCTTCGGCAGCCAGGACCTGTCCGTGGTCGTGAAGGCCTCCGACGGCACCGTCCTTGACAAGGCCTCCGAGCAGGTCCGCGACGCGGTTGCAGGCCTCGACGACGTCACCGACGTCTCAAGCGACCTGTCGCAGTCGGTGCCGCGGATCTCGGTGAAGGCCAACTCCAAGGCGGCCGCCGCCGGGTTCAACGACACCACGCTCGGTGCCGCCGTCACCCAGGCGGTGCGCGGCACCACCAGCGGCAAGGCGACGATCGACGACACCGAGCGCGACATCGTCGTGAAGTCGGCGAAGCCGGCCACCACCATGGCCGAGCTGAAGAAGCTGCCGATGGGCCCCGGCGGTGTCACCCTCGGGGACATCGCCACCGTGAAGACGGTCGACGGTCCTGTCTCGATGACCCGGATCGACGGCGCCCGCGCGGCGACGATCACGGCGAAGCCGGACGGCGACAACACGGGCGCGGTCAGCGCCGACCTGCAGACGAAGCTCTCTTCGCTGGACCTGCCGAAGGGCGCCACGGCGACCATCGGCGGCGTCAGCGAGGACCAGGACGACGCGTTCAAGAACCTGGGCCTGGCGATGCTCGCGGCGATCGCGATCGTCTTCATGCTCCTGGTGGCGACGTTCCGTTCGCTGGCCCAGCCGCTGATCCTGCTGGTCTCCATCCCGTTCGCGGCCACGGGCGCGATCGGTCTGCTGGTCGCCACCGGCACGGCGATGGGCGTCCCGGCGATGATCGGCATGCTGATGCTCATCGGCATCGTGGTCACCAACGCGATCGTCCTGATCGACCTCATCAACCAGTACCGGGCCCAGGGCCTGGGCGTGGTGGAGGCGGTCGTCGAGGGCGGCAGGCACCGGCTGCGGCCGATCCTGATGACGGCCCTGGCGACGATCTTCGCCCTGCTCCCGATGGCACTCGGCGTCACCGGCGAGGGCGGGTTCATCGCGCAGCCGCTGGCCGTGGTCGTGATCGGCGGTCTGATCTCGTCGACGCTGCTGACGCTGCTTCTCGTGCCGACGCTTTACGCGATGCTGGAGCTCCGCAAGGAGCGGCGGGCGGCGAAGCGGGCGGCGAAGAAGGGTGACGGGGGCGGGGTCCCGCCCCAGTCCCCGGCCACGGAGCCGGAGCCGGCGAACGTGTAG
- a CDS encoding response regulator transcription factor has product MTSATIRVLLADDQALLRSAFRVLVDSEPDMEVVGEASDGAEAVRLARSERPDVVLMDIRMPGTDGLAATREISADPELGHVHVVMLTTFEVDEYVVQSLRAGASGFLGKGAEPDELLGAVRVAAAGDALLSPLATKGLIAKFLAQGDGYEEGARPTDGSAERLGALTGREREVLVQVAGGHSNDEIAERLEVSPLTVKTHVNRAMAKLGARDRAQLVVIAYESGLVRPRVE; this is encoded by the coding sequence ATGACCAGCGCAACGATCAGGGTCCTGCTGGCCGACGACCAGGCCCTGCTGCGCAGCGCCTTCCGTGTGCTCGTCGACTCCGAACCCGACATGGAGGTGGTGGGGGAGGCGTCCGACGGCGCCGAGGCCGTCCGGCTCGCCCGCTCCGAGCGCCCCGACGTCGTGCTCATGGACATCCGGATGCCCGGCACCGACGGCCTCGCCGCCACCCGCGAGATCAGCGCCGACCCCGAGCTCGGCCACGTACACGTCGTGATGCTGACGACGTTCGAGGTCGACGAGTACGTGGTGCAGTCGCTGCGGGCCGGCGCCTCCGGCTTCCTCGGCAAGGGCGCCGAGCCCGACGAACTGCTCGGCGCCGTGCGGGTCGCGGCCGCGGGCGACGCCCTGCTCTCGCCCCTCGCGACCAAGGGCCTGATCGCCAAGTTCCTTGCGCAGGGGGACGGTTACGAGGAGGGGGCCCGCCCCACGGACGGCAGCGCCGAGCGGCTCGGCGCGCTCACCGGGCGCGAGCGCGAGGTCCTCGTCCAGGTCGCGGGCGGCCACTCCAACGACGAGATCGCCGAGCGCCTCGAGGTCAGCCCGCTCACTGTGAAGACCCACGTCAACCGTGCCATGGCCAAGCTGGGCGCCCGCGATCGCGCCCAACTCGTCGTCATCGCGTACGAATCGGGCCTGGTACGTCCAAGGGTGGAGTGA
- a CDS encoding sensor histidine kinase — MNRFVRWARTHPLALDATLALGVLLCMVAGSFVDPHGPEGTYAWGARTPNVLSLVLMLLGAAALVFRRRAPLCVLAATSAVSVVELVTGDPRAPVVMSAVVALFTVAATMDRPTTWRVGLASMALLTGVAMFAGPLPWYSQENLGIFAWTGMAAAAGDAVRSRRAFVTAIRERAERAERTREEEARRRVAEERLRIARDLHDVVAHHIALVNVQAGVAAHVMDRRPDQAKEALGHVREASRSALNELRATVGLLRQTGDPEAPTEPAPGLDRLDDLVDTFRHAGLPVEVARAKEAPALPAAVDLAAFRVVQEALTNVQKHAGPDAKAEVSVVRVGPNVEVTILDNGPGATAAYGDYPSDPDAAAERDRHGGHGLLGMRERVTALGGTLTAGPRYGGGFRVHAILPTKARTSGAAPAEGTDTSEDATT; from the coding sequence GTGAACCGCTTCGTACGGTGGGCCAGGACGCATCCGCTGGCCCTGGACGCCACCCTCGCGCTCGGCGTCCTCCTCTGCATGGTCGCCGGCTCCTTCGTCGACCCGCACGGCCCGGAGGGAACGTACGCCTGGGGCGCCAGAACCCCGAACGTGCTCAGCCTCGTCCTGATGCTGCTCGGCGCCGCCGCCCTCGTGTTCCGCCGCCGCGCCCCCCTCTGCGTACTCGCGGCGACCTCCGCCGTCTCCGTCGTCGAACTGGTCACAGGCGACCCCCGCGCCCCCGTCGTGATGTCCGCGGTCGTCGCCCTCTTCACGGTCGCCGCCACCATGGACCGCCCCACCACCTGGCGCGTCGGCCTCGCCTCGATGGCGCTGCTGACCGGCGTCGCCATGTTCGCGGGACCGCTGCCCTGGTACTCCCAGGAGAATCTGGGGATCTTCGCGTGGACCGGCATGGCCGCGGCCGCGGGTGACGCGGTCCGCTCCCGCCGCGCCTTCGTCACCGCGATCAGGGAGCGCGCCGAACGCGCCGAACGCACCCGCGAGGAGGAGGCGCGACGCCGCGTCGCCGAGGAGCGGCTGCGGATCGCCCGCGATCTGCACGACGTCGTCGCCCACCACATCGCGCTCGTCAACGTGCAGGCCGGCGTCGCCGCACACGTCATGGACCGGCGGCCCGACCAGGCCAAGGAGGCCCTCGGCCATGTCCGCGAGGCCAGCCGCTCCGCGCTCAATGAACTCCGCGCCACCGTCGGCCTGTTGAGGCAGACCGGGGACCCGGAGGCGCCCACCGAGCCCGCCCCGGGACTCGACCGGCTCGACGACCTCGTCGACACCTTCCGGCACGCGGGCCTGCCCGTGGAGGTGGCCCGCGCGAAGGAGGCCCCCGCCCTGCCCGCCGCCGTCGACCTCGCCGCCTTCCGCGTCGTGCAGGAAGCGCTGACGAACGTACAGAAGCACGCGGGCCCCGACGCCAAGGCCGAGGTCAGCGTCGTGCGCGTGGGACCGAACGTGGAGGTCACCATCCTCGACAACGGCCCCGGCGCCACGGCCGCTTACGGCGACTACCCGAGCGACCCCGACGCGGCGGCGGAGCGCGACAGGCACGGCGGCCACGGCCTCCTCGGCATGCGCGAACGCGTCACCGCGCTCGGCGGCACCCTCACCGCGGGACCGCGCTACGGCGGCGGTTTCCGCGTCCATGCGATCCTTCCGACCAAGGCCCGCACCAGCGGCGCCGCCCCCGCCGAAGGCACCGACACCTCCGAGGACGCCACCACATGA
- the pspAA gene encoding PspA-associated protein PspAA: protein MIVRIMGEGQVELADDHFTELNKLDDELLAEMESGDEAGFRRTLAALLDAVRRLGAPLPDDALEPSELILPAADATLAEVRDMLSDDGLIPG, encoded by the coding sequence ATGATCGTCCGGATCATGGGGGAGGGCCAGGTGGAGTTGGCGGACGACCACTTCACCGAACTCAACAAGCTCGACGACGAACTCCTCGCGGAGATGGAGAGCGGCGACGAGGCGGGCTTCCGCCGTACGCTCGCCGCTCTCCTGGACGCGGTCCGCCGCCTGGGCGCTCCGCTGCCGGACGACGCCCTGGAGCCGTCGGAGCTGATCCTGCCGGCGGCGGACGCCACGTTGGCGGAGGTCCGCGACATGCTCAGCGACGACGGCCTGATCCCGGGGTAG